The following coding sequences lie in one Fusarium poae strain DAOMC 252244 chromosome 1, whole genome shotgun sequence genomic window:
- a CDS encoding hypothetical protein (BUSCO:21120at5125), whose amino-acid sequence MATLPPAGLPTGTDKLEYIKELINDLTEDLKEELYLPDDRAAALDQLKVLTRDPTNADPLYTEEGVSMLLRHAYDKPSTKSADAARRVLANAMVLKPVTREIFVNKGFAPNACQGLNGGSFDDEFLNSRILFLSTYGTNVDLKKLIDDGKLADRISENLGRHAKESKANSDPMQDMALVESAKLLFNVTHFCPDKSSSFTSAIPHLATLLLRQDISQTKPLDPPVGFIINALANLDVGSSDCQKFIHPEEDPEKVVSRLISILDAAMKNVPDNQLDATVTPLVGVIKSIHEHAPDSSKKYMRENLLPTEGDRKEVLGKGDALSAKLLQNFNNPLAPSIGTVIQFLLYDLSDNDANKFVENVGYGFASGFLFQNNIPIPPSASDPGSQKPVNPVTGQHVDAEKPVDEPEMTEEEKEREAERLFVLFERLKKTGIVDIQNPVEAAVREGRYRELKDDEVEEIE is encoded by the exons ATGGCCACTCTTCCACCTGCTGGCTTGCCCACAGGGACTGACAAGCTGGAATATATCAAGGAACTGATCAATGACCTTACTGAAGATCTCAAAGAGGAGCTATATCTCCCAGATG ATCGCGCTGCAGCTTTAGACCAACTAAAAGTACTCACTCGAGACCCTACTAACGCTGATCCCCTCTACACAGAAGAG GGCGTTTCTATGCTCCTTCGGCATGCCTATGACAAGCCATCTACTAAGAGTGCTGATGCCGCACGGCGAGTGTTGGCCAATGCTATGGTTCTCAAACCCGTTACTCGGGAGATATTTGTCAACAAAGGCTTTGCTCCCAATGCCTGCCAGGGGCTCAATGGAGGCAGTTTTGATGATGAGTTCCTCAACTCGCGCATCTTGTTCCTTTCAACTTACGGTACCAACGTTGATCTGAAGAAACTCATAGATGATGGGAAGTTGGCGGATCGCATCTCCGAGAACCTTGGTCGACATGCAAAGGAGTCAAAGGCCAATAGTGACCCAATGCAAGACATGGCACTGGTTGAAAGCGCCAAGCTCTTGTTCAACGTCACCCATTTCTGTCCCGACAAATCGTCTTCATTCACTTCAGCGATACCTCACTTGGCGACTTTGCTTCTCCGTCAAGACATTTCGCAGACGAAGCCGCTTGACCCACCCGTTGGGTTCATAATCAACGCCCTTGCCAACCTTGACGTAGGATCATCAGATTGTCAAAAGTTTATCCACCCAGAGGAAGATCCCGAAAAGGTCGTATCTCGATTGATCAGTATCCTGGATGCCGCAATGAAGAACGTCCCTGACAATCAACTGGACGCTACCGTAACACCACTAGTTGGTGTCATAAAGAGCATACACGAGCATGCCCCCGACTCCAGTAAAAAGTACATGCGAGAAAATCTTTTGCCTACTGAGGGGGACCGAAAAGAAGTCCTTGGCAAAGGAGATGCATTGTCTGCCAAGCTACTTCAAAACTTCAACAATCCTTTGGCCCCATCCATCGGAACAGTCATCCAGTTCCTCCTTTACGACCTCTCAGATAACGATGCCAACAAGTTTGTGGAAAACGTTGGCTACGGCTTTGCATCAGGCTTCCTTTTCCAAAACAACATACCGATCCCTCCTTCAGCTTCGGACCCTGGTTCGCAGAAACCAGTCAATCCCGTCACTGGTCAGCACGTTGATGCAGAAAAGCCTGTCGACGAGCCAGAAATGacagaagaggaaaaggaacgggaagctgaaagactctttgttttgtttgaAAG ATTGAAAAAGACAGGCATTGTTGATATTCAGAATCCAGTGGAAGCTGCTGTTAGGGAGGGCCGTTACAGGGAGctcaaagacgatgaagtgGAGGAAATTGAATGA